In the genome of Xanthomonas translucens pv. cerealis, one region contains:
- a CDS encoding dihydrodipicolinate synthase family protein: MSKASFWYGVLPAITTPFNADGSIDHAFLAKHAQVMVDAGCTAIVPLGSLGEAATLSFDDKVAILKTLVQALGGRIPVVPGIAALSTDEAVRLAQAAKQVGCGGIMVLPPYVYSTDWREMGAHARAVIAATDLPVILYNNPVAYKTDFSPAQIAELAAEFPNLQAVKESSGDVRRFAALGELLNDRLVLLVGMDDAIVEGISMGAQGWIAGLVNAYPKESVKLFELARDGGYPAAKALYDWFLPLLRLDTVPKFVQLIKLVQEKVGLGSERVRAPRLVVDGAEREAALKVIDHAIATHPGL, from the coding sequence ATGAGCAAGGCTTCTTTTTGGTACGGCGTGCTGCCGGCCATCACCACTCCGTTCAATGCCGACGGCAGCATCGACCACGCGTTCCTGGCCAAGCATGCGCAGGTCATGGTCGACGCCGGCTGCACCGCGATCGTGCCGCTGGGCTCGCTCGGCGAGGCCGCCACGCTCAGCTTCGACGACAAGGTCGCGATCCTGAAGACCCTGGTGCAGGCGCTGGGCGGCCGCATCCCGGTGGTGCCGGGCATCGCCGCGCTGTCCACCGACGAGGCCGTGCGCCTGGCGCAGGCGGCCAAGCAGGTCGGCTGCGGCGGCATCATGGTGCTGCCGCCGTACGTGTACTCCACCGACTGGCGCGAGATGGGCGCGCATGCGCGTGCGGTGATCGCCGCCACCGACCTGCCGGTGATCCTGTACAACAACCCGGTCGCTTACAAGACCGATTTCAGCCCGGCGCAGATCGCCGAGCTGGCCGCCGAATTCCCGAACCTGCAAGCGGTCAAGGAATCCTCCGGCGACGTGCGCCGCTTCGCCGCGCTGGGCGAACTGCTCAACGACCGCCTGGTGCTGCTGGTGGGCATGGACGATGCGATCGTCGAAGGCATCAGCATGGGCGCCCAGGGCTGGATCGCCGGCCTGGTCAATGCGTATCCGAAGGAGTCGGTGAAGCTGTTCGAGCTGGCCCGCGACGGCGGCTACCCGGCGGCCAAGGCGCTGTACGACTGGTTCCTGCCGCTGCTGCGCCTGGACACCGTGCCCAAGTTCGTGCAGCTGATCAAGCTGGTGCAGGAGAAGGTCGGCCTGGGCAGCGAGCGCGTGCGCGCACCGCGCCTGGTCGTCGACGGCGCCGAGCGCGAAGCGGCGCTGAAGGTGATCGACCACGCCATCGCCACCCACCCCGGACTCTGA
- a CDS encoding M24 family metallopeptidase yields the protein MSAAAQIGGLSLAMAHAQLAPWPTPAPPIQPQEYQQRLTRARALLRAQGADALLIGAGASLRYFTGVAWGASERLVAMLLTAEGDPLLICPAFEEGSLDAVLRIPVRKRLWEEHEDPHGLVAEALSELGAQALALDPGIAFAVHSGLSAVLDRVAIRDATPIVDGCRMRKSAAELALMQQACDMTLQVQRLAAGLIHDGITTAELVRFIDQAHRALGADNGSTFCIVQFGHATAYPHGIPGVQALRAGELVLIDTGCTVHGYHSDITRTYIFGEPSEKQRRIWQLEHDAQAAAFAAVRPGVSCAAVDQAAREVLQAAGLGPDYRLPGLPHRTGHGCGMSIHEAPYLVRGNALALAPGMCCSNEPMIVVPGEFGVRLEDHFYVTEHGAQWFTPPSPAIDRPFA from the coding sequence ATGAGCGCGGCGGCGCAGATCGGCGGGCTGAGCCTGGCCATGGCGCATGCGCAGCTGGCGCCGTGGCCGACGCCGGCGCCGCCGATCCAGCCGCAGGAATACCAGCAGCGGCTGACACGGGCACGCGCGTTGCTGCGCGCGCAGGGCGCCGATGCGCTGCTGATCGGCGCCGGCGCCTCGCTGCGCTATTTCACAGGCGTGGCGTGGGGCGCCAGCGAGCGCCTGGTGGCGATGCTGCTGACCGCCGAAGGCGATCCGCTGCTGATCTGCCCGGCGTTCGAGGAAGGCTCGCTGGACGCGGTGCTGCGCATCCCGGTGCGCAAGCGGCTGTGGGAAGAACACGAGGACCCGCACGGGCTGGTCGCCGAGGCGCTGAGCGAACTCGGCGCGCAGGCGCTGGCGCTGGATCCGGGCATCGCCTTCGCCGTGCACAGCGGGCTCAGCGCGGTGCTGGACCGGGTCGCGATCCGCGACGCGACGCCGATCGTCGATGGCTGCCGCATGCGCAAGTCGGCGGCGGAACTGGCGTTGATGCAGCAGGCCTGCGACATGACCCTGCAGGTGCAGCGGCTGGCCGCCGGCCTGATTCACGACGGCATCACCACTGCCGAACTGGTGCGCTTCATCGACCAGGCGCATCGCGCGCTCGGCGCCGACAACGGCTCCACCTTCTGCATTGTGCAGTTCGGCCATGCCACCGCGTATCCGCACGGCATTCCCGGCGTGCAGGCGTTGCGTGCAGGCGAACTGGTGCTGATCGATACCGGCTGTACCGTGCACGGTTACCACTCCGACATCACCCGCACCTACATCTTCGGCGAGCCGAGCGAAAAGCAGCGGCGCATCTGGCAGCTGGAGCACGACGCGCAGGCGGCCGCGTTCGCCGCGGTGCGGCCAGGCGTGAGTTGCGCGGCGGTGGACCAGGCGGCGCGCGAGGTGCTGCAGGCGGCGGGCCTGGGACCGGACTATCGCCTGCCGGGATTGCCGCACCGCACGGGCCATGGCTGCGGCATGAGCATCCACGAGGCGCCGTATCTGGTACGTGGCAATGCGCTGGCGCTGGCGCCAGGCATGTGCTGCAGCAACGAACCGATGATCGTGGTGCCTGGCGAGTTCGGCGTGCGCCTGGAAGACCATTTCTACGTCACCGAACACGGCGCGCAGTGGTTCACGCCGCCGTCGCCGGCGATCGACCGGCCGTTCGCCTGA
- a CDS encoding aldehyde dehydrogenase family protein yields the protein MSMQPLLLAGRWQPSLEARGSFRAEDPRDGNAFGPEFPVSGAADLEAALSASVLVADALAAAPPERIAGFLDAYAAAIDADVEQLVALAHAETGLPVEPRLAKVELPRASGQLRQAAQAVRSHSWTQPVIDTAAGLRAQLGPLHKPVLVFGPNNFPFAFNAVAGSDFASAIAARNPVIAKAHPSHPATSQRLAQLAHQALLDNGLPAAAVQLLYHFDNTLGLELAGDPRLGAIGFTGSRAGGLALKAAADRAGVPAYVELSSVNPVFLLPGALAERGAALAQEFFASCTMGSGQFCTNPGIVVVPEGEAGDAFVAAASAHFTAAAPSLLFSRGVLEHLQRGVLTLRNAGASVLAGGEAAPAPGYRHAPTLLAVSAQAFLQQPEALQTEAFGPVSLVVRVAGLAQMTALAHSLEGNLTGTVYRAADGSDDVLFAELAAALRPRVGRLICNKMPTGVAVSAAMNHGGPYPSTGHPGFTAVGMPAAIRRFAALHSYDGLPDALLPELLRDRNPGGVQRLIDGQWSVADVERAA from the coding sequence ATGAGCATGCAGCCGCTGTTGCTTGCCGGCCGTTGGCAGCCGTCGCTGGAAGCGCGTGGCAGCTTCCGTGCCGAGGACCCGCGCGACGGGAATGCGTTCGGACCGGAATTCCCGGTCAGCGGCGCCGCCGACCTGGAAGCGGCGCTGAGCGCGTCGGTGCTGGTCGCCGACGCGCTGGCCGCGGCCCCGCCCGAGCGCATCGCCGGGTTCCTCGATGCCTACGCCGCGGCGATCGATGCCGACGTGGAGCAGTTGGTCGCACTGGCGCATGCCGAGACCGGCTTGCCGGTCGAACCGCGCTTGGCCAAGGTGGAGTTGCCGCGCGCAAGCGGCCAGCTGCGCCAGGCCGCGCAGGCGGTGCGCAGCCATAGCTGGACGCAGCCGGTGATCGATACCGCGGCCGGCCTGCGCGCGCAGCTGGGGCCGTTGCACAAGCCGGTGCTGGTGTTCGGCCCGAACAATTTCCCGTTCGCGTTCAACGCGGTGGCCGGCAGCGATTTCGCCTCGGCCATCGCCGCGCGCAATCCGGTCATCGCCAAGGCGCATCCGTCGCATCCGGCCACCAGCCAACGCCTGGCGCAACTCGCGCATCAGGCGCTGCTGGACAACGGCCTGCCGGCCGCGGCGGTGCAGTTGCTGTACCACTTCGACAACACGCTGGGCCTGGAACTGGCCGGCGATCCGCGGCTGGGCGCGATCGGCTTCACCGGCAGCCGTGCCGGCGGACTGGCGCTGAAGGCCGCGGCCGACCGTGCCGGGGTGCCGGCCTACGTCGAGTTGTCCAGCGTCAATCCGGTGTTCCTGCTGCCGGGCGCGCTTGCCGAGCGCGGCGCGGCGCTGGCGCAGGAATTCTTCGCCTCGTGCACGATGGGCAGCGGCCAGTTCTGCACCAATCCCGGCATCGTGGTGGTACCCGAGGGCGAGGCCGGCGATGCGTTCGTCGCCGCGGCCAGTGCGCACTTCACCGCGGCCGCGCCGAGCCTGCTGTTCTCGCGTGGCGTGCTCGAGCACCTGCAGCGCGGCGTGCTCACGTTGCGCAATGCCGGCGCCAGTGTGCTGGCCGGCGGCGAAGCCGCGCCAGCGCCGGGCTACCGGCATGCGCCGACTCTGCTGGCGGTGTCGGCGCAGGCCTTCCTGCAACAGCCCGAGGCGTTGCAGACCGAGGCGTTCGGCCCGGTCAGCCTGGTGGTGCGCGTTGCCGGTCTGGCGCAGATGACCGCGTTGGCGCACAGCCTGGAGGGCAACCTCACCGGCACCGTGTACCGCGCCGCCGACGGCAGCGACGATGTGCTGTTCGCCGAGCTGGCCGCCGCGTTGCGGCCGCGGGTCGGACGCCTGATCTGCAACAAGATGCCGACCGGCGTGGCGGTCAGCGCGGCGATGAACCACGGCGGGCCTTACCCGAGCACCGGCCATCCGGGTTTCACTGCGGTCGGCATGCCGGCCGCGATCCGCCGTTTCGCCGCGTTGCACAGCTATGACGGGCTGCCCGATGCGCTGCTGCCGGAACTGCTGCGCGACCGCAATCCCGGCGGCGTGCAACGGCTGATCGACGGCCAGTGGAGCGTCGCCGACGTGGAGCGCGCGGCATGA